From Cervus canadensis isolate Bull #8, Minnesota chromosome 28, ASM1932006v1, whole genome shotgun sequence, one genomic window encodes:
- the LOC122429635 gene encoding tripartite motif-containing protein 26, with translation MAASAPLRSLEEEVTCSICLDYLRDPVTIDCGHVFCRSCTTDIRSVSGGRPVCPLCKKPFKKENIRPVWQLASLVENIERLKVDRGRQPGEATQEQADARLCERHREKLHYYCEDDGKLLCVMCRESREHRPHSAVLVEKAAQPHREKILNHLSTLRRDRDKIQGFQAKGEADILAALKKLQDQRQCIVAEFEQGHQFLREREQHLLGQLAKLEQELTEGREKFKTRGVGELARLAQVISELEGKAQQPAAELMQDTRDFLNRYPRKKFWIGKPIARVVKKKTGEFSDKLQFLQRGLREFQGKLLRDLEYKTVSVTLDPQSASGYLQLSEDWKCVTYSGLYQGAYLHPQQFDCEPGVLGSKGFTWGKVYWEVEVEREGWSEDEDEGDEAEEGEEEEEEEEAGYGDGYDDWETDEDEESLGDEEEEAEEEEEEVLESCLVGVARDSVKRKGDLSLRPEDGVWALRLSSAGIWANTSPEAELFPALRPRRVGIALDYEGGTVTFTNAESQELIYTFTATFTRRLLPFLWLKWPGTRLLLRP, from the exons ATGGCGGCGTCGGCACCGCTGCGGAGTCTGGAAGAGGAGGTGACCTGCTCCATCTGCCTCGATTACCTGCGGGACCCAGTGACCATTGACTGTGGCCACGTCTTCTGCCGCAGCTGTACCACTGACATCCGCTCCGTCTCAGGGGGCCGCCCCGTCTGCCCCCTGTGCAAGAAGCCTTTTAAGAAGGAGAACATCCGGCCAGTGTGGCAGCTGGCCAGCCTGGTGGAGAACATTGAGCGGCTGAAGGTGGACAGGGGCCGGCAGCCGGGGGAGGCGACCCAGGAGCAGGCAGACGCGAGGCTGTGTGAGCGGCACCGGGAGAAGCTGCACTACTACTGCGAGGACGACGGCAAGCTGCTGTGCGTCATGTGCCGGGAGTCCCGGGAGCACAGGCCGCACTCGGCCGTCCTGGTGGAGAAGGCGGCCCAGCCCCACAGG GAAAAAATCCTGAACCACCTGAGTACCctaaggagagacagagacaaaattCAGGGCTTTCAGGCCAAGGGCGAAGCTGATATCCTGGCTGCGCTG AAGAAGCTCCAGGACCAGAGGCAGTGCATCGTGGCTGAGTTTGAGCAGGGCCACCAGTTCCTGAGGGAGCGGGAGCAGCACCTGCTGGGCCAGCTGGCGAAGCTGGAGCAGGAGCTCACAGAGGGCAGGGAGAAGTTCAAGACCAGGGGCGTCGGGGAGCTTGCCCGGCTGGCGCAGGTCATCTCCGAGCTGGAGGGCAAGGCGCAGCAGCCGGCTGCAGAGCTCATGCAG GACACCAGAGACTTCTTAAACAG GTATCCACGGAAGAAGTTCTGGATTGGGAAACCCATTGCTCGAGTagttaaaaaaaagacaggagaATTCTCAGATAAACTTCAGTTTCTGCAGCGAGGCCTACGAGAATTCCAGG GGAAGCTGCTGAGAGACTTAGAATATAAGACCG TGAGCGTCACCCTCGACCCACAGTCGGCCAGCGGGTACCTGCAGCTGTCGGAGGACTGGAAGTGCGTGACCTACAGCGGCCTGTACCAGGGTGCCTACCTGCACCCCCAGCAGTTTGACTGTGAGCCGGGGGTGCTGGGCAGTAAGGGCTTCACCTGGGGCAAGGTCTactgggaggtggaggtggagagggagggctgGTCCGAGGATGAGGACGAGGGGGACGAGGcggaagaaggggaggaggaggaggaagaagaggaggccGGCTACGGGGACGGATACGACGACTGGGAGACGGACGAGGACGAGGAGTCGCTGGGGGATGAAGAGGAAGaagcggaggaggaggaggaggaagttcTGGAAAGCTGCCTGGTGGGGGTGGCCAGAGACTCGGTGAAGAGGAAGGGAGACCTCTCCCTGCGGCCGGAGGACGGCGTGTGGGCGCTGCGCCTCTCTTCCGCTGGCATCTGGGCCAACACCAGCCCCGAGGCTGAGCTCTTCCCAGCGCTGCGGCCCCGGAGAGTGGGCATCGCCCTGGATTACGAAGGGGGCACCGTGACTTTCACCAACGCGGAGTCACAAGAACTCATCTACACCTTCACTGCCACCTTCACCCGGCGCCTGCTCCCCTTCCTGTGGCTCAAGTGGCCGGGAACACGCCTCCTGCTGAGACCCTga